The following are from one region of the Paenibacillus sp. KS-LC4 genome:
- a CDS encoding 2,3-diaminopropionate biosynthesis protein SbnB, whose product MIYLGEKHIHAVGLHWQELADRIENAVHVMDSGDYAQPVKPYLRYGGKAANKAANRIIAMPAYVGGSMHTAGIKWIASFPGNLQIGLPRAHSLLVLNDADTGKPYAIVHASLPSAARTAAVSAVLLRHYLHARSVQHSSSTHRIRLGIIGFGPVGQLHYDMCAQLFGETIDEAYVYDIRGVELEASDLSAAVATDTATDTTADAATDAIGARKKVELLGRTKVADSWEQLYSRCNVIITCTVSDRRYIHLPPLPGSLLLDVSLRDYASSALNGVTAIVVDDWDEVCRENTDIELLHKERGLVKEGTRSLADVVCRSALAGFDPAEPVLFCPMGMAVFDIATADYWVQKARELGIGLEIED is encoded by the coding sequence GTGATTTACCTTGGTGAAAAACATATTCATGCCGTTGGACTCCATTGGCAGGAGCTGGCGGATCGCATTGAAAATGCGGTGCATGTGATGGACAGCGGAGATTATGCCCAGCCGGTAAAGCCTTATTTGCGATACGGCGGCAAAGCGGCAAACAAGGCGGCAAACCGAATCATCGCTATGCCCGCCTATGTAGGCGGCAGCATGCACACAGCAGGCATCAAATGGATTGCCAGCTTTCCCGGCAACCTCCAAATCGGGCTGCCCAGAGCGCACAGCCTGCTGGTGCTGAATGATGCAGATACAGGCAAGCCTTATGCGATTGTCCATGCATCGCTGCCAAGCGCGGCACGGACAGCTGCGGTTAGCGCCGTGCTGCTTCGCCATTATTTACATGCGCGCAGCGTTCAGCATTCAAGCAGTACGCATCGCATAAGGCTGGGCATTATCGGCTTCGGCCCGGTTGGACAGCTGCATTACGACATGTGCGCGCAGTTGTTCGGAGAAACAATTGATGAAGCGTATGTTTATGATATTCGCGGTGTTGAGCTGGAGGCTAGCGACCTCTCCGCAGCTGTCGCAACCGATACCGCAACCGATACTACTGCCGATGCCGCAACCGATGCTATCGGCGCTCGTAAAAAGGTCGAATTGCTTGGACGAACGAAGGTGGCAGACAGTTGGGAGCAGTTGTACAGCCGCTGCAACGTCATTATTACTTGTACGGTAAGCGACAGGCGCTACATTCATCTGCCTCCGCTTCCGGGCAGCCTGCTGCTGGACGTCTCGCTGCGCGACTATGCCTCCTCTGCCTTGAACGGCGTAACCGCCATCGTCGTCGATGACTGGGATGAGGTATGCCGAGAAAATACCGATATTGAGCTGCTGCATAAGGAGCGGGGGCTGGTAAAAGAGGGTACCCGCTCGCTTGCCGATGTCGTTTGCCGAAGCGCGCTTGCTGGCTTCGATCCGGCTGAGCCTGTTTTATTTTGCCCCATGGGAATGGCCGTCTTTGATATTGCAACAGCTGACTATTGGGTGCAAAAAGCTCGGGAGCTCGGGATCGGTCTGGAAATCGAAGACTAA
- the sbnA gene encoding 2,3-diaminopropionate biosynthesis protein SbnA: MGIDWLSCIGQTPLVQLSKLFANDRGITVHAKLEMLNPNGSAKDRSAARIITAALEQGRIGPGSVIIESSSGNMAISLAAICSYLGMRFISVVDPRTTQQNIRIMRAYGADIELVEEPDPDTGEFLPARLNRVQQLLSDIPGSYWPNQYNNEHNYLSHYEGTMQEITAALGRVDYVIGGISTCGTMLGCALYARDHKLDTKIVAVDAAGSIILGGVSGSRLFPGLGAGIVPPFGQSRFMDYAIKVNDADMVAGCRMLVKQEAILAGPSSGAVIFALQSMMHELPDSSVCAVILHDRGERYMDTVYNDAWVQQQFLRWEGERA; encoded by the coding sequence ATGGGAATAGATTGGCTTTCTTGTATCGGTCAGACGCCGCTCGTTCAGCTGTCAAAGCTGTTTGCGAATGATCGCGGCATAACCGTTCATGCCAAGCTGGAAATGCTTAACCCGAATGGCAGCGCGAAGGATCGCTCCGCCGCCCGCATCATTACTGCGGCGTTGGAGCAGGGACGCATCGGGCCCGGCTCTGTCATCATTGAATCCAGCTCGGGCAATATGGCCATCAGCCTCGCTGCGATCTGCTCCTATCTCGGCATGCGGTTTATTAGCGTCGTAGACCCTAGAACGACGCAGCAAAACATCCGCATTATGCGCGCTTACGGTGCCGACATTGAGCTCGTTGAGGAGCCAGACCCGGATACAGGCGAGTTTCTGCCTGCCAGGCTGAACCGCGTTCAACAGCTGCTTTCTGACATTCCGGGCAGCTACTGGCCGAATCAATACAACAATGAACATAATTACTTGTCGCATTATGAAGGCACCATGCAGGAAATCACGGCCGCACTTGGCCGTGTAGATTATGTCATTGGCGGTATCAGCACCTGCGGCACGATGCTCGGCTGTGCGCTGTATGCCCGCGACCATAAGCTGGATACGAAAATCGTAGCGGTTGATGCGGCGGGCAGCATTATTTTGGGCGGAGTCAGCGGAAGCAGGCTGTTTCCCGGCCTTGGGGCTGGCATCGTTCCTCCATTCGGCCAAAGCCGCTTTATGGATTATGCGATAAAGGTTAACGATGCCGATATGGTTGCAGGCTGCCGAATGCTGGTGAAGCAAGAGGCGATTTTGGCCGGGCCATCGTCCGGCGCCGTTATTTTTGCCCTTCAGTCGATGATGCATGAGCTGCCCGATAGTTCTGTCTGTGCTGTTATTTTGCATGACCGCGGCGAGCGTTACATGGACACCGTCTACAATGATGCTTGGGTGCAGCAGCAATTTCTCCGTTGGGAAGGAGAACGCGCGTGA
- a CDS encoding YheC/YheD family protein, with protein sequence MTRSRKLSKGLRARSSGRKGSISVKSKRRIIGDKWSKTIAMRKDLTLNKHIPQTKLATKDSLRSMLKQYSMVYVKPSRGSQGRGVMKMEKLGAKYTYQLGSKKSTFTTYAAAYRSIHKEMKGKRYLVQKGIRLLKHKGRRFDIRLMVQRTPQGGWAATGTLGRAAKPGKIVTNGSQGGSIYSTEQVLKSHAGPAGRRKLLKSMDRLGLRTARLLRGISPGIKELGLDFAIDAKLKPWILEVNTVPAVCPFSLLADQSMLRRIVRYGKAYGKTYQLKCTKAKRGK encoded by the coding sequence GTGACGAGGAGCAGGAAGCTATCGAAGGGGCTGCGTGCGAGAAGTAGCGGCCGCAAAGGAAGCATCAGTGTGAAGAGCAAGCGGCGGATAATCGGAGATAAGTGGAGCAAAACGATCGCAATGCGGAAGGACCTGACGCTGAACAAGCACATCCCGCAGACGAAGCTGGCGACCAAGGACAGCCTGCGCAGCATGCTGAAGCAATATAGCATGGTCTATGTGAAGCCTTCGCGGGGCTCGCAGGGACGCGGGGTCATGAAGATGGAGAAGCTGGGGGCGAAGTATACGTATCAATTAGGCTCGAAAAAATCGACCTTTACCACGTACGCTGCAGCCTACCGTTCGATTCATAAGGAAATGAAGGGGAAGCGGTATTTGGTGCAAAAGGGCATTCGCTTGCTGAAGCATAAAGGGCGCCGCTTCGATATTCGGCTTATGGTGCAGCGCACGCCGCAGGGCGGCTGGGCCGCGACCGGGACGCTTGGCAGAGCGGCCAAGCCGGGCAAAATTGTAACCAATGGCAGCCAAGGCGGATCGATTTATTCGACTGAGCAAGTGCTTAAGTCACATGCTGGCCCAGCCGGGCGCCGGAAATTGCTGAAAAGCATGGATCGGCTTGGCCTTCGCACAGCGCGGCTGCTGCGAGGTATTTCTCCCGGCATTAAGGAGCTGGGCCTCGACTTTGCCATTGATGCGAAGCTGAAGCCATGGATTCTTGAGGTGAATACCGTGCCGGCCGTTTGCCCGTTCTCGCTGCTTGCCGATCAGTCCATGCTGCGCCGTATTGTCCGCTATGGCAAAGCCTACGGAAAAACCTACCAGCTGAAATGCACCAAGGCGAAGCGCGGTAAATAA
- a CDS encoding LysR family transcriptional regulator, with protein sequence MNLEQLMYVVELSKSKSLSEAAANLHISQSALSQSLSSLEKELGLKLFKRARSGTLPTAEAASIIKKVHEAAKMIEEIRLEAASRLSSLSGELRLSTMPAQMKTMVKVIAWLKKEHPALHIEVSEDGSLSTLGSVREGLADLGMIAMREDKLPIEGLSFHSLCKGKMVALVGAQSPLASRASISPEELRQYPFVLYKDDHVDQFILDFTRQHGPVEVLFRTDYDVAIQSALLEGLAVSIGHDYSFRQNANETIRQFAMLEIEDFFQQPVHFGWVRAKSRPNAPVMDYFINRFEHEYAFK encoded by the coding sequence ATGAACCTTGAGCAGTTGATGTATGTCGTCGAATTAAGCAAATCCAAATCGTTGTCTGAAGCAGCAGCGAATCTTCATATTTCCCAATCTGCGCTTAGCCAATCCCTCTCTAGTCTGGAGAAGGAGCTGGGGCTAAAGCTGTTCAAACGTGCACGAAGCGGCACTTTGCCTACCGCAGAAGCAGCATCCATTATTAAAAAAGTGCATGAAGCAGCCAAAATGATTGAGGAAATTCGACTAGAAGCTGCGAGCAGACTGAGCAGCCTAAGCGGCGAGCTGCGCCTGTCCACGATGCCCGCCCAAATGAAGACGATGGTTAAAGTAATCGCTTGGCTAAAAAAGGAGCATCCCGCTCTTCACATCGAGGTCTCTGAGGACGGCTCATTAAGTACGCTTGGCAGCGTGCGGGAGGGGCTGGCTGATCTCGGCATGATTGCGATGCGGGAAGACAAGCTGCCGATAGAGGGTCTCTCGTTTCATTCGCTATGCAAGGGCAAAATGGTCGCGCTCGTTGGCGCGCAATCTCCGCTTGCCTCACGCGCTTCCATATCGCCGGAGGAATTGCGGCAATACCCTTTCGTCCTGTACAAGGATGATCATGTCGACCAGTTTATCCTTGATTTCACTAGGCAGCACGGGCCCGTGGAGGTGTTGTTTCGAACCGATTACGATGTTGCCATTCAAAGCGCATTGCTGGAGGGACTGGCTGTTTCAATCGGCCATGACTATTCCTTTAGGCAAAATGCCAACGAAACGATCCGGCAATTTGCAATGCTGGAAATTGAAGATTTTTTTCAGCAGCCCGTCCATTTTGGCTGGGTTCGGGCTAAGAGCCGTCCAAATGCTCCGGTAATGGATTATTTTATCAATCGTTTTGAGCATGAATATGCGTTCAAGTAA
- a CDS encoding 2,3-butanediol dehydrogenase, which translates to MKAAVIYGAKDVRIENVNEPAAAAGQVKIKVEWAGICGSDLHAYHYGLGVSAEPHPVTGRGLPLVLGHEFAGVVTELGEGVTNLAVGDRVAVEPIVYAEDDYYVQRGKYNLASPFAFLGLQDDGGFAQYAIANASKAHKLPSNVSLEEGALMEPTAVTVHAVKESQLKIGDSVVVYGAGPIGLLTIMAAKAAGAASVIAVDISPERLSKALEVGASSVVNSLEADATTEILAEHVNGVDVAFEAAGAQATFTSALEVIKKGGQLLIIAGYASPVTLDVNSILVKEISIKTSLAYHHIFPEVIAMVSSGRLDVKKVITKKIKLDNLVEEGLELLIKDKAQAKILIDTQS; encoded by the coding sequence ATGAAAGCTGCTGTTATTTATGGGGCTAAAGATGTCCGTATCGAAAATGTGAACGAGCCTGCGGCTGCTGCGGGCCAAGTGAAAATAAAGGTGGAATGGGCCGGAATTTGCGGAAGCGACCTGCATGCCTACCATTATGGGCTAGGCGTATCGGCTGAGCCTCATCCCGTAACAGGACGCGGTCTTCCGCTTGTGCTGGGCCATGAATTCGCTGGTGTTGTAACCGAGCTTGGCGAGGGTGTAACGAATTTGGCTGTTGGAGATCGCGTAGCTGTAGAGCCAATCGTGTATGCCGAGGATGATTATTATGTACAGCGCGGCAAGTATAACCTGGCTAGTCCGTTTGCTTTTCTTGGCTTGCAGGATGATGGCGGTTTTGCCCAATATGCAATCGCAAATGCGAGCAAAGCTCATAAGCTTCCAAGCAATGTTTCACTTGAAGAAGGGGCATTAATGGAGCCGACTGCTGTAACGGTTCATGCCGTTAAGGAAAGCCAGCTGAAAATAGGGGACTCGGTCGTCGTGTATGGCGCTGGCCCAATTGGTCTTCTAACGATTATGGCGGCCAAAGCTGCTGGAGCCGCAAGCGTTATTGCCGTTGATATTTCCCCTGAACGTCTCAGCAAAGCGCTTGAGGTCGGAGCGAGCTCGGTTGTGAACAGCTTGGAAGCAGATGCAACGACAGAGATTTTGGCAGAGCATGTAAATGGCGTTGATGTGGCCTTTGAGGCGGCAGGCGCTCAGGCTACATTCACAAGTGCGCTGGAAGTCATCAAAAAAGGCGGACAGCTGCTCATTATTGCCGGCTATGCCAGCCCCGTTACTTTAGATGTGAACAGCATTTTGGTGAAGGAGATATCAATTAAAACCTCGCTAGCCTACCATCATATTTTCCCAGAGGTCATCGCGATGGTGTCTTCGGGCCGCCTTGATGTGAAGAAGGTCATTACGAAAAAAATCAAGCTGGACAACCTCGTTGAGGAAGGTCTGGAGCTGCTCATCAAAGACAAAGCGCAGGCGAAAATTTTGATTGATACACAATCCTAA
- a CDS encoding ABC transporter permease subunit: MMLPGLAYLIINNYAPMFGLIIAFKNINFTQGIWGSDWIGLQNFEYLFKTTDAYIITRNTILYNGGFIILNLVIAVGIAILLNEIRSKIMARFYQSVVLLPFLISMVIVSYLVYAVLSIETGFMNKTVLPLLGLDAISWYSEAQYWPYILTIVHIWKSVGFYCVVYLAAIIGIDQEYYEAATLDGASKWQQIKSITLPLISPVITMMTLLAIGRIFYSDFGLFYQVPMDAGALSDTTNVIDTYVYRGLMQLGDIGMSSAAGLYQSLVGFILVLLANYIVRKINKDNALF; encoded by the coding sequence ATGATGCTTCCGGGGCTGGCGTATTTGATCATTAACAATTATGCACCGATGTTTGGCCTCATTATCGCCTTCAAAAACATCAATTTTACCCAAGGAATTTGGGGCAGTGATTGGATTGGGCTGCAAAACTTCGAATATTTGTTCAAAACGACAGATGCCTACATCATTACGCGAAATACGATTTTGTATAACGGTGGATTTATTATTTTGAACTTGGTCATTGCGGTAGGGATAGCGATTTTGCTCAATGAAATTCGCAGTAAAATTATGGCCCGCTTTTATCAAAGCGTCGTGCTGCTGCCCTTTCTCATTTCCATGGTTATTGTCAGCTATTTGGTTTATGCGGTTCTCAGCATAGAAACGGGCTTTATGAACAAGACCGTGCTTCCGCTGCTGGGACTTGACGCCATTTCTTGGTACAGCGAGGCGCAATATTGGCCGTACATTTTGACAATTGTGCATATTTGGAAAAGCGTTGGCTTCTACTGCGTCGTGTATTTGGCAGCCATTATCGGAATTGATCAGGAATATTATGAGGCGGCAACGCTCGATGGCGCATCCAAATGGCAGCAAATTAAGTCGATTACGCTGCCGCTCATTTCGCCAGTCATTACGATGATGACCTTGCTTGCAATCGGCCGGATTTTTTACTCCGACTTCGGCTTGTTCTATCAGGTTCCGATGGATGCGGGCGCGCTTAGCGATACGACAAACGTTATTGACACTTACGTCTATCGCGGCTTGATGCAGCTTGGTGATATTGGGATGTCCTCTGCGGCAGGCTTATATCAATCCTTGGTCGGCTTCATTCTAGTTCTGCTCGCGAATTACATTGTACGCAAAATCAACAAAGACAACGCATTATTCTAA
- a CDS encoding carbohydrate ABC transporter permease: MTHENKLWQWSANIFMMAVSIACLLPFALLVISSFTDEQAIISNGYSFFPEQFSLSAYRYLLDQSQELLRAYGITVLVTVLGTTVSLVITSMLAYPLSRRDIPLRNPLAFFVFFTMLFNGGLVPTYLIYTQYLDIKNTIWALIIPGLLMNGFNVMLMRTFFITSIPVPILESAYIDGATEFRTFRSIVLPLSLPILATIGLFQTIGYWNDWFNGLVYLTDPKLFSIQNILNRILTDIQFLSNSGLGSNAGQSMAKMPSGTVRMAIAVVGVIPILVAYPFFQKYFVKGITIGAVKG, encoded by the coding sequence ATGACGCATGAAAATAAATTATGGCAGTGGTCAGCCAATATATTTATGATGGCCGTATCCATCGCTTGCCTGCTGCCCTTCGCTTTGCTGGTTATATCCTCTTTCACCGATGAGCAGGCGATTATCAGCAATGGCTATTCTTTTTTCCCAGAGCAGTTCAGCTTGAGTGCTTATCGTTATTTGCTTGATCAATCGCAGGAGCTGCTGCGGGCTTATGGCATTACGGTTTTGGTTACGGTTCTTGGTACGACGGTAAGCTTGGTCATTACATCCATGCTAGCTTATCCGCTGTCGAGAAGAGATATTCCGCTTCGCAACCCACTGGCGTTTTTCGTCTTTTTCACGATGCTGTTCAACGGTGGGCTTGTGCCAACCTACTTGATTTATACGCAATATCTCGATATTAAAAATACGATCTGGGCGCTTATTATTCCAGGTCTTCTGATGAACGGCTTTAACGTTATGCTTATGCGCACGTTTTTCATTACGTCCATTCCGGTTCCGATTTTGGAGTCGGCTTACATTGATGGGGCAACTGAATTTAGAACGTTCCGTTCAATCGTGCTGCCGCTGTCGCTGCCGATTTTGGCAACGATTGGCTTGTTTCAGACGATTGGCTATTGGAATGACTGGTTTAATGGGCTCGTTTATTTAACAGATCCGAAGCTGTTCAGCATCCAGAACATTTTGAACCGAATATTGACGGACATTCAGTTTCTGTCGAACAGCGGCCTTGGCTCGAATGCGGGTCAAAGCATGGCCAAAATGCCGAGCGGCACCGTACGGATGGCGATTGCAGTAGTCGGCGTTATCCCGATTCTAGTCGCTTATCCATTTTTCCAGAAATATTTCGTTAAAGGGATTACGATAGGTGCAGTAAAAGGATAG
- a CDS encoding glycosyl hydrolase — protein sequence MAERLRQVLAGEEENYIMPLLWQRGEEEGQIREEMERIYASGIKAVIVESRPHPDMLGAGWWRDIDIIMDEARCRGMKVWFFDDDHFPTGHAAGKLKDAPSELRRTYLAERHIDAVGPAPQASFLLNTLLQAGDKLVAAVAVKRGGKSGVAGAEQLSGFIELTASVQNNVLYWDIPEGFWRIFVLIETAEGAEEAKRNYINPIVPESTQVLIDAIYEGYYERYRDDFGKTLAGFFSDEPGFYNDKTTFDFNSRLGKKGIVLPWRHDMLELLSAEFGQPVAALLPLLWYEGGEQTEALRYTFMNMVSKLYAEHFSGKLGDWCRERGVEYIGHIIEDNNVHARLGCGPGHFFRSMWGQDMAGIDVVLHQIMPGFDEVPFTWIAGETDSEFFHYALAKLGSSLAHIDPKKKGRAMCEVFGAYGWSEGLKLMKWLTDHMLVRGINYFVPHAFSQKQFPDADCPPHLYARGENPQYRYYRQLNDYTNRISHLLNGGRHYATAAVLYHAEAEWSGAEAMLIQKPIKALMQAQIDCDVIPADVLLAAGAYAVKDGQLLVSNEAYQCLIVPYAEALPAVLVEQLAELAEAGLKVLFVDGLPARTLEGGEAVELKRLKALEYVWSVPLAELAAKLRGAGMYDIETADAAPYLRYYHYGHSDSDVYFFFNEHPYETVDTVVSLQASARMMIYNAFDNQLSEASVEQADGVSRLRVRLSAYETLIVLSGEALPQLTVQTLPGCTACVPVELSGEWTVSTAASLQYPVFESYGKLSELENINAPHLLPDFTGTIRYELAFDWKGVDEPLYLDLGAAFETAEASVNGLKLGTAIAPPYRFAAGEAIRPGTNQLVVEVTNTLGKQQKDFFSRYMQQEPGGLMGPVRLLVKSKD from the coding sequence ATGGCTGAACGCTTACGTCAAGTACTGGCAGGCGAGGAAGAAAACTATATTATGCCGTTGCTATGGCAAAGGGGAGAAGAGGAAGGGCAGATTCGCGAGGAAATGGAGCGAATTTATGCTTCCGGCATCAAGGCGGTCATCGTGGAATCGCGTCCTCACCCGGATATGCTTGGCGCAGGCTGGTGGCGGGATATTGATATTATTATGGACGAGGCGCGTTGCCGCGGCATGAAGGTATGGTTTTTTGATGATGACCATTTTCCGACGGGACATGCGGCAGGCAAGCTGAAGGATGCTCCGTCCGAGCTGCGCCGAACCTATTTGGCGGAGCGGCACATTGATGCGGTCGGCCCGGCGCCGCAAGCCTCCTTTCTGCTGAATACGCTGCTCCAGGCGGGCGATAAGCTGGTTGCAGCTGTGGCGGTTAAGCGCGGAGGAAAGTCAGGGGTTGCTGGTGCTGAGCAGCTTAGCGGATTCATTGAGCTGACCGCAAGCGTGCAAAACAATGTGCTTTACTGGGATATTCCCGAGGGCTTCTGGCGCATCTTCGTCCTGATTGAGACGGCGGAGGGTGCGGAGGAAGCGAAACGGAACTATATTAATCCGATTGTGCCGGAATCCACACAGGTGTTAATCGACGCGATTTATGAGGGCTATTACGAGCGGTATCGGGATGACTTTGGCAAAACGCTGGCTGGTTTTTTCTCCGATGAGCCGGGCTTCTATAACGATAAAACGACGTTTGATTTCAATTCCAGACTAGGCAAAAAGGGCATCGTCCTGCCTTGGCGACACGATATGCTGGAGCTGCTGTCCGCCGAGTTCGGGCAGCCCGTTGCGGCATTGCTGCCGCTGCTGTGGTACGAGGGCGGCGAGCAGACGGAGGCGCTGCGCTATACGTTCATGAATATGGTCAGCAAGCTGTATGCCGAGCATTTCAGCGGCAAGCTGGGCGACTGGTGCCGCGAGCGCGGCGTGGAATATATCGGACATATCATTGAAGATAACAATGTGCATGCGCGGCTCGGCTGCGGGCCGGGACATTTTTTCCGTTCGATGTGGGGTCAGGACATGGCTGGCATTGATGTCGTGCTTCATCAAATTATGCCTGGCTTTGACGAGGTGCCGTTTACGTGGATTGCCGGAGAAACGGACAGCGAGTTTTTTCATTATGCCCTAGCGAAGCTTGGTTCATCTCTGGCTCATATCGATCCGAAGAAAAAGGGCCGGGCGATGTGCGAGGTATTCGGCGCTTACGGCTGGAGCGAAGGCCTCAAGCTTATGAAATGGTTGACCGACCATATGCTCGTTCGCGGCATTAACTATTTCGTCCCCCACGCCTTTTCGCAAAAACAATTCCCGGATGCCGACTGCCCGCCGCATTTGTATGCACGCGGCGAAAATCCGCAATACCGCTATTATCGCCAGCTTAATGATTACACGAACCGCATCAGCCATCTGCTGAATGGAGGGCGCCATTATGCAACGGCGGCGGTGCTTTACCATGCGGAGGCGGAGTGGTCAGGCGCCGAGGCGATGCTGATTCAGAAGCCGATTAAGGCGCTGATGCAGGCGCAAATTGATTGCGACGTTATACCGGCAGATGTTCTTCTGGCGGCTGGAGCGTACGCGGTGAAGGACGGTCAGCTGCTTGTGAGCAATGAGGCGTATCAATGCCTCATCGTACCCTATGCTGAGGCGCTGCCAGCAGTGCTCGTGGAGCAGCTTGCCGAGCTGGCGGAGGCAGGGCTGAAGGTGCTGTTTGTAGACGGGCTGCCTGCCCGCACGCTTGAGGGCGGCGAAGCGGTGGAGCTTAAGCGTCTGAAAGCGCTGGAGTATGTATGGTCTGTGCCGCTTGCTGAGCTTGCAGCGAAGCTGCGGGGAGCAGGCATGTATGATATTGAGACGGCGGATGCCGCGCCGTATTTGCGCTATTACCATTATGGGCATTCAGACAGCGATGTATATTTCTTTTTTAACGAGCATCCTTATGAGACGGTGGATACGGTTGTCAGCCTCCAAGCCTCCGCTCGGATGATGATTTATAACGCCTTTGACAATCAGCTGAGCGAGGCTAGCGTTGAGCAGGCTGATGGGGTGAGCCGCTTGAGGGTAAGGCTAAGCGCCTACGAAACTTTAATCGTGCTGTCGGGAGAAGCGCTGCCGCAACTGACGGTGCAGACGCTGCCCGGTTGTACAGCATGTGTGCCAGTAGAGCTATCTGGCGAATGGACGGTTTCAACCGCTGCGTCTCTGCAATATCCGGTATTTGAAAGCTATGGCAAGCTGAGCGAGCTGGAAAATATCAATGCCCCGCACCTGCTGCCCGATTTCACCGGAACGATTCGCTATGAGCTTGCCTTCGATTGGAAGGGAGTGGACGAGCCGTTGTACTTGGATTTGGGTGCTGCGTTTGAAACAGCCGAGGCATCGGTGAATGGCTTAAAGCTAGGTACGGCGATTGCGCCGCCTTATCGCTTTGCAGCTGGCGAGGCTATTCGGCCGGGAACGAACCAGCTCGTCGTTGAAGTGACCAATACGCTGGGCAAGCAGCAAAAGGATTTCTTCTCGCGTTACATGCAGCAGGAGCCAGGCGGTTTAATGGGGCCGGTGCGGCTGCTTGTAAAGTCGAAGGACTAA
- a CDS encoding DUF5597 domain-containing protein, with amino-acid sequence MKQIPHLVSENGIATLYVNGEPYLALGGEIHNSSASNLAYMQEKVWPEVRKLNLNTIIAPVYWELIEQEQGVFDFSLVEGLIEQARAENIRLVLLWFGLWKNGKSSYVPSWVKRDYVTYFRATYADGSPSDTISPLCEAAVTADAAAFERLMAFLKVFDEGNHTVIMLQVENEIGFLGSDRDYSAAANAVFEAAVPQQVADAYGVQGCWVQAFGMDAGEWFMAYHYALAVERIASTGSKSYPLPMFVNAWLEQYPWRAGTYPSGGPIAKVLKMWKLAAPTLCLYAPDIYLPSFADVCMEYTQDGNPLFIPEARRDVSSAANVFYAMGKHDALGFAPFGIEGFFPEEAEGGGPDFSIMMALNIDFSGFIVNGTGPYLAASYKLLGGMLGLIGQKRGTGKMTGFLQQNDGGCILPFPHYDVKLSYKRAVEGTPPAGGLVIELSDDRFIFAGIGFSVELLPKQGERAKVGLIRVEEGAFEQNVWVRGRVLNGDESAYRIAVGDYASALYIEAYKYE; translated from the coding sequence ATGAAGCAAATCCCTCATTTGGTGAGCGAGAATGGTATAGCCACCTTGTACGTAAATGGTGAGCCATACCTTGCGCTAGGCGGGGAAATTCATAATTCCAGCGCTTCAAATCTTGCTTATATGCAGGAGAAGGTGTGGCCGGAGGTTCGCAAGCTGAATTTAAATACAATTATTGCTCCAGTATATTGGGAATTAATCGAGCAAGAGCAGGGAGTGTTTGATTTTTCACTCGTAGAAGGTTTAATTGAGCAGGCTCGTGCAGAAAATATTCGTTTAGTGCTGCTTTGGTTCGGCTTATGGAAAAACGGTAAGTCCAGCTACGTGCCGAGCTGGGTAAAACGGGACTATGTGACGTATTTCCGTGCCACATATGCCGATGGTTCGCCCTCGGATACGATTTCTCCGCTATGTGAAGCGGCGGTAACGGCGGATGCGGCAGCCTTCGAACGCTTGATGGCGTTTCTTAAAGTGTTTGATGAGGGAAATCACACCGTTATTATGCTGCAGGTGGAAAACGAAATCGGCTTTCTAGGCAGTGATCGGGATTATTCAGCAGCGGCGAATGCTGTATTCGAAGCAGCAGTACCTCAGCAGGTAGCTGACGCTTATGGCGTACAAGGCTGCTGGGTGCAGGCCTTTGGAATGGATGCGGGCGAATGGTTCATGGCTTACCATTATGCGCTGGCGGTTGAACGTATTGCGAGCACTGGCAGTAAGTCCTATCCGCTGCCGATGTTCGTCAATGCATGGCTGGAGCAATATCCATGGCGTGCAGGCACGTATCCGAGCGGCGGGCCAATTGCCAAGGTGCTGAAAATGTGGAAGCTTGCAGCACCGACCCTATGCCTATATGCTCCTGATATTTATTTGCCTAGCTTCGCGGACGTTTGTATGGAATACACGCAGGATGGCAACCCGCTGTTTATTCCTGAGGCGCGGCGAGACGTCTCATCGGCGGCCAATGTGTTTTACGCCATGGGCAAGCATGATGCATTAGGCTTTGCGCCGTTCGGTATAGAAGGATTTTTTCCTGAGGAAGCTGAAGGCGGCGGGCCAGATTTCAGTATTATGATGGCGCTGAATATTGATTTTTCCGGGTTTATCGTAAATGGAACAGGCCCGTACCTTGCAGCAAGCTATAAGCTGCTCGGAGGAATGCTGGGGCTGATCGGGCAAAAACGCGGTACGGGAAAAATGACCGGTTTTCTCCAGCAAAACGATGGCGGCTGTATTCTCCCCTTCCCGCATTACGATGTGAAGCTATCTTATAAACGGGCAGTGGAAGGGACGCCTCCGGCAGGCGGGCTCGTCATTGAGCTGTCCGATGACCGATTTATTTTCGCCGGAATCGGCTTTTCGGTGGAACTGCTGCCCAAGCAGGGTGAACGCGCTAAGGTCGGCTTGATCCGCGTGGAGGAAGGAGCATTCGAGCAAAATGTGTGGGTGCGGGGACGAGTGCTAAACGGCGATGAGTCTGCGTATCGCATTGCGGTGGGCGATTACGCCTCTGCTCTTTATATTGAGGCTTACAAATACGAATAA